CCTTCCGCGAATAAGAATACGGCGTACCATCTAGGGTGATTGTGCCCGACGATGGTTTCCATGCCCCCGCAATTTGCCGAAACAGTGTGGATTTTCCGGCACCGTTGCGGCCTAAAACGGCGATGCGTTGACTAGGATGAATGTCGAGGGACGCATCGACTAGGACAGGAATCCCATCGCGATGAAACGCGATTGTATCTACCGAAACAATAGGTGCTGGGGTTTGATTATCCATGGGCAATACTCGTGGTATGGGTTTAGAAACTAATGAAACTAAACGCAGTTATTGTGGCTAAGACCGCGACGTAGCAGCTGAGCCTGGTGGTATTTGCTTGTCGACGCGGGTGTGCTACTAGTAGCGCTGTGCGATCCGCCCGCAGTTCGAGCCCTTCGCTCAATCTGCGGGCGCGATCAAAGGCAATGACGAATAACCCTGCCGCTTGTCCCGCAACCGAACCGATCCATCGCTTTATTGAGGAATGTCCAAGCCGCATTGCCTGCGCGTCCCACATGGTGCGTGCACTACCAATGAGGGTATTGACCATGCGATACATGGCGGTGACGACATAGACCAGGGGAGTTGGCATGCCGATGTGAAGGCTCCACGCGATGATCTCAGCCATCGGGGTGGTAAGAGCGAAAGCCATCACTGCTGTGGTGGCGACACACGAGCGCGATACCACTGTTAGTGCCTGTTCCCATTGCGAAAAATGTAGTTCAATGCCATGTGTTGTGATGCTCAGTAGAAGCGGAATGACACCAATGATGACAAAGCTCATGGGTGCGATGCACACCCCGAAATAGAGCCGAAGTGGGATCTGGGCACGAATGACCGCCCCGGCGATCAGCGCTGTAATAAGTGGTAATCCGGGGATAGGAGGCAATGCAACTGCGAGGCCAGCGCTGCCGATGAATAACAAGACCTTTTCACCGACGTTGTGGTGTGCCCAGTGGCTGCGCTCGGCAGCCATTTCCAAAGGGTTCATTTACTGTGAATCTTCGGTGGCGGTCGCATTTTCAGATCGACGCGGCAGCATTCGGCCCCGGTAAACACCAAGAACGTATCCTAGAACTCCAGCTCCTAGTCCTGCTTGCAGTGCGAATAATCCAGATTCCACTTCACCAGGTAACTCCCCAACGAGTGGCTCGTACCACGGTTCGTATGCGGGGTTTTCTTCGGCAACGATAGATTCTGCAGACGCATCTGTACCTGCAAATGGTTCCTCGGAATTCGGATCACCGAGGTTAAAGAACATAGGGAATACTGCGATGATAATAGCCACCGTGATAAGGCCGATGGTGACTAGTCGTGATTGTTTCATAGGTATTACTCCTTATCGTCGAGTGGTTAAGTCGATGCTGATTGTGGCTCGACGGTAGTTTCTTCAGTGTGGTTCAGCACACCAAGCGTTATCAGGTCGGATGTTGCGATACGACGAAGTGTTCGGGCGATAAGGACGGTAACAATAGCTTCAACTATTGCCAACGGAATTTGGGTTGGGGCGTATAACGCTAAGAAAGTAGTCAGCGCGTTAGTAAAACCATTGGCATGATGGGCGATAGATAACTGAATGGCAGTCACCACATAGGTGGAGAAATCGGCAAACAATGCGGCGCAGAAAATCCCTACTTCAAAGGAACCACCAATGCTTCGCACCAGTTTCCAGGCACCGTATCCTACCCACGGGCCAACGACTGCCATCGAAAACGCATTGGCACCCAGTGTGGTTATGCCACCGTGCGCCAACAACAAGGCCTGGAACAGCAAGACGGTGGTTCCAACGAAAGCCATGATCGGTGGCTTGAATAGAACCGAACCTAAGCCTGTTCCAGTGGGATGGGAGGACGAACCAGTAACGGACGGGATTTTCAACGCCGAAAGGACGAAAGTGAAAGCGCCTGCCGCTCCCAACAGCATTCCGGTTTCTGGTTGTTCTTTGATCTGTTTATTTACCTTCATTGCACCATGAATAACAAACGGTGCGGCGGCGGCAGTCCAGGCGACAGCCTGGGATACGGGGAGGAACCCCTCAGCAATATGCATTATGCACTTCTTTCAACATCGGTACTTGAGTCCTCGCAAGTACATTGTCAGTTAGCCGTGTCCTAGCCGGTCTCCTGGCTTCGTACCGATTGCGTTTTACTAGCCTTCCCAGGTAATGACAACCCAGTGGCGCAGCAAACTTCTGTGATTTTTTAAAATCTGGTACTTACAGTGGCGAGGTCCGCTGCCGAATTTTCATCGGCATTCCCGTTCACTAAGGCACACATCATAGTCTAGTGGCTTTGGAGGGGGATACACATTCGATTCAATTAAT
The nucleotide sequence above comes from Corynebacterium mustelae. Encoded proteins:
- a CDS encoding energy-coupling factor transporter transmembrane component T family protein; protein product: MNPLEMAAERSHWAHHNVGEKVLLFIGSAGLAVALPPIPGLPLITALIAGAVIRAQIPLRLYFGVCIAPMSFVIIGVIPLLLSITTHGIELHFSQWEQALTVVSRSCVATTAVMAFALTTPMAEIIAWSLHIGMPTPLVYVVTAMYRMVNTLIGSARTMWDAQAMRLGHSSIKRWIGSVAGQAAGLFVIAFDRARRLSEGLELRADRTALLVAHPRRQANTTRLSCYVAVLATITAFSFISF
- a CDS encoding energy-coupling factor ABC transporter substrate-binding protein produces the protein MKQSRLVTIGLITVAIIIAVFPMFFNLGDPNSEEPFAGTDASAESIVAEENPAYEPWYEPLVGELPGEVESGLFALQAGLGAGVLGYVLGVYRGRMLPRRSENATATEDSQ
- a CDS encoding energy-coupling factor ABC transporter permease — its product is MHIAEGFLPVSQAVAWTAAAAPFVIHGAMKVNKQIKEQPETGMLLGAAGAFTFVLSALKIPSVTGSSSHPTGTGLGSVLFKPPIMAFVGTTVLLFQALLLAHGGITTLGANAFSMAVVGPWVGYGAWKLVRSIGGSFEVGIFCAALFADFSTYVVTAIQLSIAHHANGFTNALTTFLALYAPTQIPLAIVEAIVTVLIARTLRRIATSDLITLGVLNHTEETTVEPQSAST